From a region of the Enterobacter sp. JBIWA008 genome:
- the ppk1 gene encoding polyphosphate kinase 1, with product MGQEKLYIEKELSWLAFNERVLQEAADKSNPLIERMRFLGIYSNNLDEFYKVRFAELKRRIIISEEQGLNSHSRHLLGKIQSRVLKADQEFDGLYNELLLEMARNQIFLINERQLSVNQQNWLRHYFKHYLRQHITPILINRETDLVQFLKDDYTYLAVEIIRGESIRYALLEIPSDKVPRFVNLPPETPRRRKPMILLDNILRYCLDDIFKGFFDYDALNAYSMKMTRDAEYDLVHEMEASLMELMSSSLKQRLTAEPVRFVYQRDMPDAMVEMLREKLTISRYDSIVPGGRYHNFKDFIGFPNVGKANLVNKPLPRLRHLWFDKFRNGFDAIRERDVLLYYPYHTFEHVLELLRQASFDPSVLAIKINIYRVAKDSRIIDAMIHAAHNAKKVTVVVELQARFDEEANIHWARRLTEAGVHVIFSAPGLKIHAKLFLISRKEGDDVVRYAHIGTGNFNEKTARIYTDYSLLTADARITNEVRRVFNFIENPYRPVSFDYLLVSPQNSRRLLYDMIDKEIANAQKGLSSGITLKLNNLVDKGLVDRLYAASSSGVPVNLLIRGMCSLIPELEGISDNIRVISIVDRYLEHDRIYIFDNAGDKQVYLSSADWMTRNIDYRIEVAAPLLDPRLKQQILDIIEILFSDTVKARYIDKELSNRYVPRGNRRKVRSQLAIYDYIKSLEQPD from the coding sequence ATGGGTCAGGAAAAGTTATATATCGAGAAAGAGCTAAGCTGGTTAGCATTCAACGAACGTGTACTCCAGGAAGCGGCAGACAAAAGTAACCCGCTGATCGAGCGCATGCGTTTTTTGGGCATTTATTCCAACAACCTGGATGAGTTCTACAAGGTTCGCTTTGCCGAGCTGAAAAGACGCATCATCATCAGCGAAGAACAGGGCTTAAACTCGCACTCGCGGCATCTGCTGGGCAAAATCCAGTCCCGCGTGCTGAAAGCCGATCAGGAATTTGACGGCCTGTATAACGAACTGCTGCTGGAGATGGCGCGCAATCAAATCTTCCTGATTAACGAACGTCAGCTTTCCGTTAACCAACAAAACTGGCTGCGCCACTACTTCAAACACTATCTGCGCCAGCACATTACCCCGATTCTGATCAACCGCGAAACCGATCTGGTACAGTTCCTGAAGGATGATTACACCTACCTGGCGGTGGAAATTATTCGCGGTGAATCCATCCGTTACGCACTGCTGGAGATCCCGTCCGACAAGGTGCCGCGCTTTGTGAACCTGCCGCCGGAAACCCCGCGCAGACGCAAGCCGATGATCCTGCTGGACAACATCCTGCGCTACTGTCTGGACGACATCTTCAAAGGCTTTTTCGATTACGATGCGTTAAACGCCTACTCGATGAAGATGACCCGTGACGCCGAATATGACCTGGTGCACGAGATGGAAGCCAGCCTGATGGAGCTGATGTCCTCCAGCCTGAAACAGCGCCTGACGGCCGAGCCGGTGCGCTTTGTCTATCAGCGCGATATGCCGGACGCCATGGTGGAGATGCTGCGCGAGAAACTGACCATTTCGCGCTATGACTCCATCGTTCCGGGTGGCCGTTACCACAACTTTAAAGACTTTATTGGCTTCCCTAATGTCGGCAAAGCCAATCTGGTGAACAAGCCGCTGCCGCGCCTGCGCCATCTGTGGTTCGATAAATTCCGCAACGGATTCGACGCCATCCGCGAACGCGACGTCCTGCTCTACTATCCGTATCATACGTTTGAGCACGTGCTGGAACTGCTGCGTCAGGCCTCGTTCGATCCGAGCGTGCTGGCGATCAAAATCAACATCTACCGCGTGGCAAAAGATTCTCGCATCATCGACGCGATGATCCATGCGGCGCACAACGCCAAAAAAGTCACCGTGGTGGTTGAGCTGCAGGCGCGCTTCGACGAAGAGGCCAACATTCACTGGGCGCGCCGTCTGACGGAAGCCGGTGTGCACGTCATCTTCTCCGCGCCGGGGCTGAAAATTCACGCCAAGCTGTTCCTCATCTCCCGTAAAGAGGGTGACGATGTGGTGCGTTATGCCCACATCGGTACCGGGAACTTTAACGAGAAAACCGCGCGAATTTATACCGACTACTCGCTCTTAACCGCCGACGCCCGCATCACTAACGAAGTGCGCCGTGTCTTTAACTTTATCGAAAACCCGTACCGTCCGGTGAGCTTCGACTATCTGCTGGTCTCGCCGCAGAACTCGCGCCGCCTGCTGTACGATATGATCGATAAAGAGATCGCCAATGCCCAGAAAGGACTGTCGTCCGGCATCACGCTGAAGTTAAACAACCTTGTTGATAAAGGACTGGTGGACAGGCTGTATGCGGCGTCCAGCTCCGGCGTACCGGTTAACCTGCTGATCCGCGGCATGTGCTCGCTGATCCCGGAACTGGAAGGCATCAGCGACAATATTCGCGTGATCAGCATCGTTGACCGTTACCTGGAACACGATCGGATCTATATTTTTGATAATGCGGGTGACAAACAGGTCTATCTCTCTTCGGCAGACTGGATGACGCGCAATATTGACTACCGTATTGAAGTCGCGGCGCCGCTGCTGGATCCGCGTCTGAAGCAGCAGATCCTCGACATCATCGAGATTCTGTTCAGCGATACCGTGAAAGCACGCTATATCGACAAAGAACTCAGTAACCGCTATGTACCGCGTGGCAACCGCCGCAAAGTGCGGTCACAACTGGCGATTTATGACTATATCAAATCACTCGAGCAACCCGATTAA
- the purN gene encoding phosphoribosylglycinamide formyltransferase, translating into MKNIVVLISGNGSNLQAIIDACKQKKINGTIRAVFSNKADAFGLERAREANIPAHALEASQFAGREAFDRELVHEIDAYAPDVVVLAGYMRILSTAFVEHFAGRLLNIHPSLLPKYPGLHTHRQVLENGDEEHGTSVHFVTDELDGGPVILQAKVPVFDGDSEEDVTERVQTQEHAIYPLVVSWFVDGRLEMRDGAAWLDGVKLPPQGYAAEE; encoded by the coding sequence ATGAAAAACATCGTGGTGCTCATTTCCGGCAACGGAAGCAATTTGCAGGCAATCATAGACGCCTGCAAACAGAAGAAAATCAATGGCACCATTCGGGCAGTTTTCAGCAACAAGGCCGACGCGTTCGGCCTTGAGCGTGCGCGGGAAGCGAACATTCCTGCGCACGCGCTGGAAGCCAGCCAGTTCGCCGGGCGTGAAGCCTTTGACCGCGAGCTGGTGCATGAGATTGATGCCTACGCACCGGACGTGGTCGTGCTGGCGGGCTATATGCGTATTCTGAGCACGGCCTTCGTCGAACACTTCGCTGGTCGTCTGCTGAATATCCACCCTTCCCTGCTGCCAAAATATCCCGGCCTGCACACCCATCGCCAGGTTCTGGAAAACGGCGATGAAGAGCACGGCACCTCCGTGCATTTCGTTACCGACGAGCTGGACGGTGGCCCGGTTATCCTGCAGGCCAAAGTCCCGGTCTTTGACGGCGACAGCGAAGAGGACGTGACCGAACGCGTGCAGACCCAGGAACACGCCATTTACCCGCTGGTGGTCAGCTGGTTTGTCGACGGGCGTCTCGAGATGCGCGACGGCGCAGCCTGGCTGGACGGCGTGAAGTTACCTCCGCAGGGTTATGCGGCCGAAGAGTAG
- the purM gene encoding phosphoribosylformylglycinamidine cyclo-ligase has product MTNKTSLSYKDAGVDIDAGNALVDRIKGVVKKTRRPEVMGGLGGFGALCALPQKYREPVLVSGTDGVGTKLRLAMDLKRHDTIGIDLVAMCVNDLVVQGAEPLFFLDYYATGKLDVDTAASVISGIAEGCLQSGCALVGGETAEMPGMYHGEDYDVAGFCVGVVEKSEIIDGSKVADGDVLIALASSGPHSNGYSLVRKILEVSGCDPLTTELDGKPLADHLLAPTRIYVKNVLELIENVDVHAIAHLTGGGFWENIPRVLPDNTQAVIDESSWQWPAVFNWLQTAGNVSSHEMYRTFNCGVGMVIALPASEADKAVKLLTEKGENAWKIGTIKASDSEQRVVIE; this is encoded by the coding sequence GTGACCAACAAAACTTCTCTCAGCTACAAAGATGCCGGTGTTGATATTGACGCAGGTAATGCGCTGGTTGACCGAATCAAAGGTGTGGTTAAAAAAACCCGCCGCCCGGAAGTGATGGGTGGTCTGGGTGGATTCGGCGCACTGTGCGCGCTGCCGCAAAAATATCGTGAACCTGTTCTGGTCTCGGGAACTGACGGTGTAGGCACTAAACTGCGTCTGGCGATGGATTTAAAACGTCACGACACGATCGGTATCGATCTGGTCGCGATGTGTGTGAATGACCTGGTGGTACAGGGCGCAGAGCCGCTGTTCTTCCTCGATTACTACGCGACCGGAAAACTGGACGTGGATACCGCAGCCAGCGTTATTAGCGGCATCGCCGAAGGCTGTCTGCAGTCCGGCTGCGCGCTGGTCGGTGGTGAAACCGCAGAAATGCCTGGCATGTATCACGGCGAAGATTATGACGTCGCGGGCTTCTGCGTCGGCGTAGTAGAAAAATCAGAAATTATCGACGGCAGCAAAGTGGCCGATGGCGATGTGCTGATCGCGCTGGCCTCCAGCGGCCCGCACTCTAACGGCTATTCCCTGGTGCGTAAAATCCTCGAAGTGAGCGGCTGTGACCCGCTAACTACCGAACTTGACGGTAAACCTCTGGCTGACCATCTGCTGGCGCCGACCCGCATCTACGTGAAAAACGTGCTTGAGCTTATCGAGAACGTCGACGTTCACGCCATCGCTCACCTGACCGGCGGCGGCTTCTGGGAAAACATTCCGCGCGTCCTGCCGGATAACACCCAGGCGGTGATCGACGAATCATCATGGCAGTGGCCAGCAGTGTTCAACTGGCTGCAGACCGCAGGCAACGTGAGCTCTCACGAAATGTACCGCACCTTTAACTGCGGCGTGGGCATGGTTATCGCCCTGCCGGCAAGCGAAGCGGATAAAGCGGTTAAGCTGCTGACTGAAAAAGGTGAAAACGCGTGGAAAATCGGTACGATTAAAGCTTCCGATTCCGAACAGCGTGTGGTCATTGAATGA